Proteins encoded in a region of the Haloarchaeobius salinus genome:
- a CDS encoding alpha/beta hydrolase has translation MRDRLRWLTPADDERYRDWARRLTPYAVGLVVLVVLLVGVGAWVYFDYLAYGPNESPAAVESEYDVTVESGYGGYVVRPDDQPAVAGRVGLVFYPGGRVEPGAYVHTLAPLAERGVTVVVPGVPLNLAVLDNDAASPVISNEDGIDSWYVGGHSLGGAMACRYANGNAGRVDGLVLAASYCDVDVSGSGLATVAITGTRDGVLNRDRFESNRRFLPADATFVSVEGMNHAQFGDYGAQDGDDEATISTATAHERVVAALVEWLCTEGESVGCANQTGGQLRSIS, from the coding sequence ATGCGCGACCGCCTGCGCTGGCTCACGCCGGCCGACGACGAACGATACCGGGACTGGGCCCGCCGACTCACCCCCTACGCCGTCGGGCTGGTCGTCCTCGTGGTCCTCCTGGTCGGCGTGGGCGCGTGGGTGTACTTCGACTACCTCGCCTACGGGCCGAACGAGTCACCCGCTGCCGTGGAATCCGAGTACGACGTGACCGTCGAGTCGGGCTACGGCGGCTACGTCGTCCGCCCCGACGACCAGCCGGCGGTCGCCGGGCGCGTCGGTCTCGTGTTCTACCCCGGCGGCCGCGTCGAGCCCGGCGCGTACGTCCACACGCTCGCGCCACTGGCCGAACGCGGCGTCACCGTCGTCGTCCCCGGCGTCCCGCTCAACCTCGCCGTACTGGACAACGACGCCGCCAGTCCCGTCATCTCGAACGAGGACGGTATCGACTCGTGGTACGTCGGCGGCCACTCGCTGGGCGGCGCGATGGCCTGCCGGTACGCGAACGGAAACGCCGGACGGGTCGACGGGCTGGTGCTGGCGGCGTCGTACTGCGACGTGGACGTCAGCGGGTCGGGACTGGCGACCGTCGCCATCACCGGCACCCGCGACGGCGTGCTGAACCGCGACCGCTTCGAGTCCAACCGCCGGTTCCTCCCCGCGGACGCGACGTTCGTCTCGGTCGAGGGCATGAACCACGCCCAGTTCGGGGACTACGGAGCACAGGACGGCGACGACGAGGCGACCATCTCGACGGCGACCGCGCACGAACGGGTGGTCGCGGCGCTGGTGGAGTGGCTCTGTACCGAGGGCGAGTCGGTGGGGTGTGCGAATCAGACCGGTGGCCAGTTGCGCTCTATCTCGTAG
- a CDS encoding LAGLIDADG family homing endonuclease, translated as MDAGDNAELVDAFLEFYRNYYRDEIGRLAQEYPSERKSLYVDWDDLFTFDRDLADDYRNQPEQLQEYAEEALRLYDLPVDVSLGQAHVRIEPLPDATEIRAIRSRHVNTLVTVRGIVRKATDVKSKMQVAAFECQRCGTLTRIPQSTGTFQEPHECQGCERQGPFVLNHDQSEFVDAQKIRVQESPEGLRGGETPQAIDIHIEDDITGEVTPGDHVAATGILRLEQQGNQQEKSPLFDHYLEGVSVRIDQEQFEDMEISEADKEEIVALSNEPDIYEQMVGSIAPSIFGYDQEKLAMILQLFSGVTKFLPDESRIRGDLHMLLIGDPGTGKCVRGDTRVTLGDGTEVEIRELVESNLGDPKEIDDGWWDEVSIGVPSLQPDGKIGTEQATKVWKREAPETMYRIRTDTGKEIEVTPSHPLFVPAGAGFRAVESRELSEGDFVGAPSSLDHDYDDTLAVDHRRAISHNAIPLDLPEEWTPSLARLVGYIVAEGYVEQRSDNTGFVSITNDDREILEDSIDALEALGLNWTERGAHEGKSAREIMCSAGEFVSFLESLEPAMLGRSAEQRVPEPIFRSSPEIQRAFLKAYIDGECHISTSQREISVASMSRELLDGVRSLLLSFGITAQLREKAGGSYRLRISGDAFASYVERIGFVTGRKAASAAKHEGVNSNTNTDVVPAVGDSLRRIRESLGLTQSDCGLPRSTYQHYERGDRNPSRESLDAVVRTFEDSLPANEYHDASEVVADGGSIAHEVAALRRLCDSDLQWERIESIEPVTPDYDWVYDLEVAGTHNYLSNNLVSHNSQMLSYIRHIAPRSVYTSGKGSSSAGLTAAAVRDDFGDGQQWTLEAGALVLADQGIAAVDELDKMAADDRSAMHQALEQQEISVSKAGINATLKSRCSLLGAANPKYGRFDQYEPISEQIDLEPALISRFDLIFTVTDQPDEEHDRDLAQHILTTNYAGELNTQKTELTNVGVDQAEIDEMTETVDPVIDPELMRKYIAYSKQNCYPRMTEDARDAIEQFYVDLRSKGMEEDAPVPVTARQLEALVRLAEASARVRLSDTVEESDADRAITIVRDCLKDIGVDPETGEFDADVVETGTSKTQRDRIKNLKQLIGDIEEDYDEGAPVDVVLDRADEIGMDPSKAEHEIEKLKQKGEVYEPRTDHLRTT; from the coding sequence ATGGACGCAGGGGACAACGCCGAGCTCGTCGACGCCTTTCTGGAGTTCTACAGGAACTACTACCGCGACGAGATCGGGAGGCTCGCACAGGAGTACCCCAGCGAACGCAAGTCGCTGTACGTCGACTGGGACGACCTGTTCACGTTCGACCGCGACCTGGCCGACGACTACCGCAACCAGCCCGAACAGCTCCAGGAGTACGCCGAGGAGGCGCTCCGCCTGTACGACCTGCCCGTCGACGTCAGCCTCGGGCAGGCCCACGTCCGCATCGAGCCGCTCCCCGATGCGACCGAGATCCGGGCGATCCGCTCCCGACACGTCAACACGCTCGTCACCGTGCGGGGCATCGTCCGCAAGGCGACCGACGTCAAGTCGAAGATGCAGGTCGCCGCCTTCGAGTGCCAGCGCTGTGGCACGCTCACGCGCATCCCGCAGTCGACCGGCACCTTCCAGGAGCCCCACGAGTGCCAGGGCTGTGAGCGACAGGGTCCCTTCGTGCTGAACCACGACCAGAGCGAGTTCGTCGACGCCCAGAAGATCCGCGTGCAGGAGTCGCCCGAGGGGCTTCGCGGCGGCGAGACGCCACAGGCCATCGACATCCACATCGAGGACGACATCACCGGCGAGGTGACCCCGGGCGACCACGTCGCCGCCACCGGCATCCTCCGGCTCGAACAGCAGGGCAACCAGCAGGAGAAGTCGCCGCTGTTCGACCACTACCTCGAGGGCGTCTCGGTGCGCATCGACCAGGAGCAGTTCGAGGACATGGAGATCTCCGAGGCCGACAAGGAGGAGATCGTCGCGCTCTCGAACGAGCCCGACATCTACGAGCAGATGGTCGGCTCCATCGCGCCCTCCATCTTCGGCTACGACCAGGAGAAGCTCGCGATGATCCTCCAGCTGTTCTCCGGCGTCACGAAGTTCCTCCCCGACGAGTCACGGATCCGTGGCGACCTGCACATGCTGCTGATCGGGGACCCGGGTACGGGTAAGTGCGTAAGAGGAGACACCAGAGTCACGCTGGGCGACGGCACGGAAGTGGAGATTCGCGAACTCGTCGAGTCGAATCTTGGCGACCCGAAAGAGATCGACGACGGCTGGTGGGACGAGGTCAGTATCGGGGTTCCCTCCCTGCAACCCGACGGGAAGATAGGGACGGAGCAGGCGACGAAGGTTTGGAAGCGCGAAGCCCCCGAGACGATGTACCGGATTCGGACGGATACCGGGAAGGAAATCGAGGTGACACCGTCGCACCCGCTGTTCGTTCCCGCTGGCGCAGGGTTCCGTGCGGTCGAGTCACGGGAGCTGAGCGAGGGTGATTTCGTCGGGGCTCCGTCCAGTCTCGACCACGACTACGACGACACGCTCGCTGTCGACCACCGCCGAGCAATCTCACACAACGCGATTCCGCTCGACCTTCCCGAGGAGTGGACGCCGTCGCTGGCCCGATTGGTCGGTTACATCGTCGCCGAGGGATACGTCGAGCAGCGTTCGGACAACACCGGGTTCGTCAGCATCACGAACGACGACCGCGAGATTCTAGAAGATAGCATCGACGCGCTGGAGGCACTCGGGCTGAACTGGACCGAGCGGGGAGCACACGAGGGGAAATCTGCACGCGAAATCATGTGCTCCGCCGGTGAGTTCGTTAGCTTCCTCGAATCCCTTGAACCGGCGATGCTCGGACGGTCGGCCGAGCAGCGCGTCCCTGAACCGATATTCCGTAGCTCGCCGGAGATTCAGCGTGCGTTCCTGAAGGCGTACATCGACGGGGAATGCCACATCTCCACATCGCAGCGCGAAATCTCGGTTGCCTCGATGAGCCGCGAGTTGCTCGACGGTGTTCGAAGTCTGCTGCTCTCGTTCGGTATCACGGCACAACTCCGGGAGAAGGCTGGCGGGAGCTACAGACTCAGAATCAGCGGTGATGCCTTCGCGAGCTACGTCGAGCGGATTGGATTCGTGACCGGGCGGAAAGCAGCGTCGGCAGCAAAACACGAGGGAGTGAACTCCAACACCAACACGGATGTTGTCCCTGCTGTCGGCGACTCGCTGCGTCGGATTCGTGAGTCTCTCGGGCTGACGCAGTCCGACTGTGGTCTTCCCCGGTCGACGTACCAACACTACGAACGAGGTGACCGTAACCCGAGTCGGGAGAGCCTCGATGCGGTCGTGCGGACGTTCGAGGACAGTCTGCCGGCCAACGAGTACCACGATGCGTCCGAAGTCGTCGCCGACGGTGGGTCGATAGCACACGAAGTCGCTGCACTCCGGCGTCTCTGCGATAGTGACCTACAGTGGGAACGCATCGAATCCATCGAGCCCGTCACGCCCGACTACGACTGGGTGTACGACCTCGAAGTCGCGGGAACCCACAACTACCTCTCGAACAATCTGGTCTCGCACAACTCCCAGATGCTCAGCTACATCCGTCACATAGCACCACGCTCCGTCTACACCTCCGGGAAGGGCAGCTCCAGCGCAGGGCTCACGGCAGCCGCGGTCCGCGACGACTTCGGCGACGGCCAGCAGTGGACGCTCGAGGCCGGCGCGCTCGTGCTGGCGGACCAGGGCATCGCGGCCGTCGACGAGCTCGACAAGATGGCCGCGGACGACCGCTCTGCGATGCACCAGGCGCTCGAACAGCAGGAGATTTCGGTGTCGAAGGCGGGCATCAACGCGACGCTGAAGTCGCGCTGTTCGCTGCTGGGCGCGGCGAACCCGAAGTACGGTCGGTTCGACCAGTACGAGCCGATCAGCGAGCAGATCGACCTGGAGCCGGCGCTCATCTCGCGGTTCGACCTCATCTTCACGGTGACGGACCAGCCGGACGAGGAGCACGACCGCGACCTCGCCCAGCACATCCTGACGACGAACTACGCGGGGGAGCTGAACACGCAGAAGACAGAGCTGACGAACGTCGGCGTCGACCAGGCAGAGATCGACGAGATGACGGAGACGGTGGACCCGGTCATCGACCCGGAGCTGATGCGGAAGTACATCGCGTACTCGAAGCAGAACTGCTATCCCCGGATGACCGAGGACGCGCGGGACGCCATCGAGCAGTTCTACGTGGACCTGCGCTCGAAGGGGATGGAGGAGGACGCGCCGGTGCCGGTGACGGCACGCCAGCTGGAGGCGCTGGTGCGGCTGGCGGAGGCGTCCGCGCGGGTGCGGCTCTCCGACACGGTCGAGGAGTCCGACGCGGACCGCGCCATCACCATCGTGCGTGACTGCCTGAAGGACATCGGCGTGGACCCGGAGACGGGCGAGTTCGACGCCGACGTGGTCGAGACGGGGACGTCGAAGACCCAGCGCGACCGCATCAAGAACCTGAAACAGCTCATCGGCGACATCGAGGAGGACTACGACGAGGGTGCGCCGGTCGACGTGGTGCTCGACCGGGCCGACGAGATCGGGATGGACCCCTCGAAGGCCGAGCACGAGATCGAGAAGCTCAAACAGAAGGGCGAGGTGTACGAGCCCCGCACCGACCACCTGCGGACGACCTGA
- a CDS encoding DUF7854 family protein has translation MDRISALRNVEDALASFEDGDCDLAELERRVQAVLRTYVSEFDVGESLAVYRVAPAGGGGGDEISADGTSGLVLVASGPTEARAQARELAADLPESLSVERVSD, from the coding sequence ATGGACCGAATCTCAGCACTCAGAAACGTCGAGGACGCCCTGGCGTCGTTCGAGGACGGCGACTGCGACCTGGCGGAGCTCGAACGGCGCGTCCAGGCGGTCCTGCGGACGTACGTCAGCGAGTTCGACGTGGGGGAGTCGCTCGCGGTGTACCGGGTCGCGCCGGCGGGCGGCGGCGGCGGCGACGAAATCTCGGCCGACGGCACCAGCGGACTCGTTCTCGTCGCGTCGGGGCCGACCGAGGCCCGGGCGCAGGCCCGCGAGCTCGCTGCCGACCTCCCGGAGTCGCTGTCGGTCGAGCGCGTCTCGGACTGA
- a CDS encoding DUF7855 family protein, whose amino-acid sequence MFLVITYSTAARETLRNVCRTHEDVVVRRFGRAALFDRTEFGAFCALRLRAKHGGDVQVERTRPLNEFEPAFERVRAAVEAYEARDSPYTPYERFATGTDHPSPGEMRAREL is encoded by the coding sequence GTGTTCCTCGTCATCACGTACTCGACGGCGGCGCGGGAGACGCTCCGGAACGTCTGTCGGACGCACGAGGACGTGGTCGTGCGGCGGTTCGGGCGGGCGGCGCTGTTCGACCGGACCGAGTTCGGCGCGTTCTGTGCGCTGCGACTCCGGGCGAAACACGGCGGCGACGTGCAGGTCGAGCGGACCCGCCCCCTGAACGAGTTCGAGCCGGCGTTCGAGCGGGTGCGGGCGGCGGTCGAGGCGTACGAGGCGCGGGACTCGCCGTACACGCCGTACGAGCGGTTCGCGACCGGGACCGACCATCCATCGCCGGGCGAGATGCGGGCGCGGGAGCTGTGA
- a CDS encoding DUF7856 family protein, whose amino-acid sequence MKVVYGAWSATGAAVDLRKRGLTAETVLRAVRCDGAVGTGSSTQDGGPTLRVDCPAPGPVHEAIGVVGTDRSVPTRRVLAAVARQRGLTSPQADRIEQLERELSAAGTADGDATARRRARRRLSEAGARETELRERVAALRGALRERRRLDEPTEELAAELREAARELTDVETDRMAAEEALATARRGARDARDARERRLAVEDDLANARRAARAWLVERVADEFADALAAMPGTAGPGETAGTYEGDDVTAALAVVRVADVTAPVVLSCDRFASAGSAATALDAPVLTV is encoded by the coding sequence GTGAAGGTCGTCTACGGCGCGTGGTCGGCGACGGGGGCGGCGGTCGACCTCCGGAAGCGTGGCCTCACCGCCGAGACGGTGCTGCGTGCGGTCCGGTGCGACGGCGCTGTCGGGACCGGGAGCAGCACGCAGGACGGAGGGCCGACGCTCCGGGTCGACTGTCCGGCACCGGGGCCGGTCCACGAGGCTATCGGCGTCGTCGGGACGGACCGTTCGGTCCCCACGCGACGGGTGCTGGCCGCCGTGGCGCGCCAGCGAGGACTCACATCGCCGCAGGCGGACCGCATCGAGCAGCTGGAGCGGGAGCTGTCGGCAGCCGGGACGGCCGACGGGGACGCGACCGCACGCCGACGGGCACGCAGGCGTCTGTCGGAGGCGGGAGCCAGAGAGACCGAACTGAGAGAGCGCGTCGCGGCGCTCCGGGGGGCGCTGCGCGAGCGCCGGCGGCTCGACGAGCCGACCGAGGAGCTGGCTGCCGAGCTGCGCGAGGCGGCACGCGAGCTGACCGACGTGGAGACCGACCGCATGGCGGCGGAGGAGGCGCTGGCGACGGCACGCCGTGGAGCCAGGGACGCCCGAGACGCGCGGGAGCGACGGCTCGCCGTCGAGGACGACCTGGCGAACGCCCGGCGGGCGGCGCGTGCGTGGCTCGTGGAGCGGGTCGCGGACGAGTTCGCGGACGCACTGGCGGCGATGCCGGGGACGGCGGGGCCGGGCGAGACGGCGGGGACGTACGAGGGTGACGACGTGACGGCGGCACTGGCGGTCGTCAGGGTCGCCGACGTGACCGCGCCGGTCGTCCTGTCGTGCGACCGGTTCGCGTCGGCGGGCTCCGCTGCGACGGCGCTCGACGCCCCCGTTCTCACGGTTTAA
- a CDS encoding DUF7857 domain-containing protein — protein sequence MVELDVETERRDCVTFVAATVQNASDVARRVTLRTDCRPLWPPRRQGVPAAGWDEGGVTLTVPAGRTTGVGFATPVAPDEPVLAVQETVPVAGEEAHTEPTPEHVVRALGDPTPPADAVPVAAENETATAEGGRR from the coding sequence ATGGTCGAACTCGACGTGGAGACGGAACGACGCGACTGCGTGACGTTCGTCGCGGCGACGGTCCAGAACGCGAGCGACGTGGCGCGACGCGTGACGCTCCGGACGGACTGTCGACCGCTGTGGCCGCCGCGGCGACAGGGCGTGCCGGCGGCGGGCTGGGACGAGGGCGGGGTCACCCTGACGGTGCCAGCGGGTCGGACGACGGGGGTCGGCTTCGCGACGCCCGTTGCACCCGACGAGCCGGTGCTGGCGGTCCAGGAGACGGTGCCGGTGGCCGGTGAGGAGGCGCACACGGAGCCGACGCCCGAGCACGTCGTCCGTGCGCTCGGCGACCCGACGCCGCCGGCCGATGCGGTGCCGGTCGCGGCCGAGAACGAGACGGCGACGGCCGAGGGGGGGCGGCGATGA
- a CDS encoding chromosome partitioning protein ParA → MRVAVTGGKGGVGKSTVAYNLGAVADAVVVDGDLGMADLPGGTGPDLHDVLAGRANAVEAVREGGPVDLLPCGRSLAGARAADVRGLVDAVRAVERAYGDVVVDCPAGLAADAGMPLLAADRTVLVALPDAFALPDALRTRALARELDAGLAQVVLNRTGTNPPRAAVERALGAPVTTVPESAALARATAAGQPVTATMPDSAAAESFHALAAAITPPRRGARRTRRGR, encoded by the coding sequence ATGAGGGTCGCGGTGACGGGCGGGAAGGGCGGGGTCGGCAAGTCGACCGTCGCGTACAACCTCGGCGCGGTGGCCGACGCGGTCGTCGTCGACGGCGACCTCGGGATGGCGGACCTCCCCGGCGGCACGGGTCCGGACCTCCACGACGTGCTCGCGGGGCGGGCGAACGCCGTCGAGGCCGTCCGGGAGGGCGGTCCGGTCGATCTGCTCCCGTGTGGGCGGTCGCTCGCCGGTGCGCGGGCGGCCGACGTGCGGGGGCTCGTCGACGCGGTGCGGGCGGTCGAGCGCGCCTACGGCGACGTGGTCGTGGACTGCCCGGCCGGTCTCGCTGCCGATGCGGGGATGCCGCTGCTCGCCGCCGACCGGACGGTGCTGGTCGCGCTGCCGGACGCGTTCGCGTTGCCGGACGCGCTGCGGACGCGGGCGCTGGCCAGGGAGCTCGACGCGGGGCTGGCACAGGTCGTGCTGAACCGGACTGGGACGAACCCGCCCCGGGCGGCCGTCGAGCGGGCGCTCGGTGCGCCGGTGACGACGGTTCCGGAATCGGCGGCGCTCGCCCGGGCCACCGCGGCGGGCCAGCCGGTGACGGCGACGATGCCCGATTCGGCCGCTGCCGAGTCGTTCCACGCGCTCGCGGCCGCCATCACGCCGCCCCGTCGCGGAGCGCGTAGAACCCGGCGCGGACGGTGA
- a CDS encoding transcription initiation factor IIB, whose protein sequence is MSKAQTSCPECSGHLQRERDETVCNECGLVVGADRIDRGPEWRSSTDGEASGKRTGAPLTRSRHDRGLSTEIGYGRGETTRLTGRKRRSVARMRRQHNRARTGSKRERNKVYAFTEVRRVVGALSLPAHVREQACALFESAQNEDLLQGRSLEGFAAATVYAVCRVQNISRTIEEVVEPARATTNELKAAYDALNRELGLPTGPIDPREYLARYATELGLPTAVESRARELAGEAVEDGTASGRNPGGFAAACLYLAAREHDRDLTQADAADVADVSSVTVRAGFYALRDGAA, encoded by the coding sequence ATGAGCAAGGCTCAGACGAGCTGTCCCGAATGCAGCGGTCACCTCCAGCGCGAGCGCGACGAGACGGTCTGTAACGAGTGCGGCCTGGTCGTCGGTGCCGACCGCATCGACCGCGGGCCGGAGTGGCGTTCGAGCACCGACGGCGAGGCCTCGGGCAAGCGGACCGGCGCGCCGCTCACGCGCTCCCGGCACGACCGCGGGCTCTCGACCGAGATCGGCTACGGGCGCGGCGAGACGACACGGCTCACGGGGCGAAAGCGCCGCTCGGTCGCCCGGATGCGCCGGCAGCACAACCGCGCCCGCACCGGCTCAAAGCGCGAGCGCAACAAGGTGTACGCCTTCACCGAGGTCCGCCGGGTCGTCGGCGCGCTGTCGCTCCCGGCGCACGTCCGCGAGCAGGCGTGTGCACTGTTCGAGTCAGCCCAGAACGAGGACCTCCTCCAGGGCCGGTCGCTGGAGGGGTTCGCCGCCGCGACGGTGTACGCCGTCTGCCGGGTGCAGAACATCTCGCGAACCATCGAGGAGGTCGTCGAACCCGCCCGCGCGACCACGAACGAGTTGAAGGCCGCCTACGACGCGCTCAACCGCGAACTCGGCCTGCCGACCGGGCCGATCGACCCCCGCGAGTACCTCGCGCGCTACGCGACCGAGCTCGGGCTCCCGACGGCGGTCGAGTCCCGTGCCCGCGAGCTGGCCGGCGAGGCGGTCGAGGACGGCACCGCGTCGGGGCGCAATCCGGGCGGCTTCGCCGCGGCGTGTCTCTACCTCGCCGCACGGGAACACGACCGCGACCTCACGCAGGCCGATGCTGCCGACGTCGCCGACGTGTCCTCGGTCACCGTCCGCGCCGGGTTCTACGCGCTCCGCGACGGGGCGGCGTGA
- a CDS encoding DUF7858 family protein: MGLADIADGLCVTTEQRDRGVAVADDTGSDLPGRLAEYADDLPCSVEAAAAVVDAYVGGSAVDTAGHEAGVAPTTAAKVLHLLGLEGVSPVSPQGRALVRDWLSGELSRTDARALSGASEREFALAAFVESHEPLPGAEDVVADVFSRSDDASVAKRDVLAETMSGADDFL; this comes from the coding sequence ATGGGGCTGGCGGACATCGCCGATGGACTGTGCGTGACGACCGAGCAGCGCGACCGCGGCGTCGCCGTCGCCGACGACACCGGGAGCGATCTGCCCGGGCGGCTGGCCGAATACGCCGACGACCTGCCGTGCTCGGTCGAGGCTGCCGCGGCCGTCGTCGACGCCTACGTCGGCGGCAGCGCGGTCGACACGGCCGGCCACGAGGCGGGTGTCGCGCCGACGACGGCCGCGAAGGTGCTCCACCTGCTCGGGCTCGAGGGCGTCTCGCCCGTCTCGCCGCAGGGTCGCGCGCTGGTGCGCGACTGGCTTTCGGGCGAGCTCTCGCGCACCGACGCCCGGGCGCTCAGCGGCGCGAGCGAGCGCGAGTTCGCACTGGCGGCGTTCGTCGAGAGCCACGAGCCGCTCCCGGGTGCAGAGGACGTGGTCGCGGACGTTTTTTCGCGGTCGGACGACGCGTCGGTCGCGAAACGGGACGTGCTCGCGGAGACGATGAGCGGCGCGGACGACTTCCTCTGA
- a CDS encoding MinD/ParA family ATP-binding protein → MFEQDRSAAVVGVAGGAGATRLTVELATTLARDGRDVAVFDAAFATQGLSQYVHGRIDADLTRLLTDEDVTPEGAMVDLRVDTPGDVSVCPTYAPFERIARAKSGEAAERFGQEIRDATVAYDHVLVDTPPVADNPSIAAVNATDNVACVVPSSKRGVDTLARVRDRLADVGVEPHRVVVNRTAGPTDPGSTPVESADVAVPESEVREVAGAPVCVDGATGPFARQLATTAEAVFDTQLDVTFPKGGLRTRLSSRF, encoded by the coding sequence ATGTTCGAACAGGACCGGTCGGCAGCCGTGGTGGGCGTCGCCGGCGGCGCGGGCGCGACGCGACTGACGGTCGAGCTGGCGACGACGCTGGCGCGCGACGGGCGCGACGTGGCGGTGTTCGACGCCGCGTTCGCCACACAGGGGCTGAGTCAGTACGTCCACGGGCGCATCGACGCGGATCTGACGCGACTGCTCACCGACGAGGACGTGACGCCGGAGGGGGCGATGGTCGACCTGCGCGTGGACACGCCGGGCGACGTGAGCGTCTGCCCGACCTACGCGCCGTTCGAGCGCATCGCCCGCGCGAAGTCCGGGGAGGCGGCCGAGCGGTTCGGCCAGGAGATCCGCGACGCGACGGTCGCCTACGACCACGTGCTCGTGGACACACCGCCGGTGGCGGACAACCCCTCCATCGCGGCGGTCAACGCGACCGACAACGTCGCGTGCGTCGTCCCGTCGTCGAAGCGGGGCGTGGACACACTCGCCCGCGTCCGGGACCGGCTGGCCGACGTCGGTGTCGAACCGCATCGGGTCGTCGTCAACCGCACAGCCGGGCCGACCGACCCCGGATCGACCCCCGTCGAGTCCGCCGACGTGGCCGTCCCCGAGAGCGAGGTGCGCGAGGTCGCGGGCGCGCCGGTCTGTGTCGACGGCGCGACCGGTCCGTTCGCCCGCCAGCTCGCGACCACGGCGGAGGCGGTGTTCGATACGCAACTCGACGTGACGTTCCCGAAGGGCGGGCTGCGCACGCGCCTCTCATCACGCTTCTGA
- a CDS encoding HIT family protein gives MEDCIFCQIVAGDIPSRTVYEDEHAFAFLDVNPLAPGHTLVIPKAHHETLGDLPDEESAALAAAVHEVAPAVEAAMDADATTVACNNGEAAGQEVPHVHYHVVPRYEGDGYGPIHALFDGPTDVSDDELDDIAEDIGTVLD, from the coding sequence ATGGAGGACTGCATCTTCTGTCAGATCGTTGCGGGCGACATCCCGAGCCGCACCGTCTACGAGGACGAGCACGCGTTCGCGTTCCTCGACGTGAACCCGCTCGCGCCGGGGCACACGCTGGTCATCCCGAAGGCACACCACGAGACGCTGGGCGACCTGCCCGACGAGGAGAGCGCGGCGCTGGCGGCGGCGGTCCACGAGGTCGCGCCGGCGGTCGAGGCGGCGATGGACGCGGACGCGACGACGGTGGCGTGCAACAACGGCGAGGCGGCGGGTCAGGAGGTGCCCCACGTCCACTACCACGTCGTGCCGCGGTACGAGGGCGACGGCTACGGCCCCATCCACGCGCTGTTCGACGGGCCGACGGACGTGAGCGACGACGAACTCGACGACATCGCCGAGGACATCGGGACGGTACTCGACTGA
- the hisI gene encoding phosphoribosyl-AMP cyclohydrolase has protein sequence MTDALSELDFGDDGLVPVVAQDVDSEEVLMLAYANDEAVERTVETGRAHYYSRSRDELWEKGATSGHTQAVESVRMDCDGDALLYRVRQTGGACHTGYRSCFYRTVEGETVGEQVFDPDDVYE, from the coding sequence ATGACAGACGCGCTGTCCGAACTCGACTTCGGCGACGACGGCCTGGTCCCGGTCGTCGCGCAGGACGTCGATTCCGAGGAGGTGTTGATGCTCGCGTACGCGAACGACGAGGCGGTCGAGCGGACCGTCGAGACGGGGCGAGCGCACTACTACTCGCGGTCGCGCGACGAGCTGTGGGAGAAGGGCGCGACGAGCGGGCACACGCAGGCCGTCGAGTCGGTCCGGATGGACTGCGACGGCGACGCGCTCCTGTATCGTGTCCGGCAGACGGGCGGCGCGTGCCACACGGGGTATCGGTCGTGCTTCTACCGGACCGTCGAGGGGGAGACGGTCGGCGAGCAGGTGTTCGACCCCGACGACGTGTATGAGTGA